A window from Lytechinus pictus isolate F3 Inbred chromosome 9, Lp3.0, whole genome shotgun sequence encodes these proteins:
- the LOC129268179 gene encoding troponin T-like, with protein MAETETMTDEERQRAEEKRQEFIVEVEEARNEIKKVIDQYDSEINVIQERRASRRAEQAMWLDRIKKSEEARRLRQEEENRRIREAQEKKKREREERKRAMQNPNKFQPVIQDERVRFAKMTPAELKKEKEETLAKRVPVLDPESMSSEEGMKAMATELHAKIMKAFGSLFDLQEKEKRQKYDIKELTSRIESIQEDKLKAAAMARS; from the exons ATGGCTGAGACCGAAAC AATGACAGATGAAGAAAGACAACGTGCAGAAGAAAAG CGTCAGGAGTTTATCGTCGAGGTAGAAGAAGCGAGGAATGAAATCAAGAAAGTAATTGATCAGTATGACTCTGAGATCAATGTCATCCAGGAGCGAAGG GCCAGTCGTCGTGCTGAGCAAGCGATGTGGCTGGATAGAATAAAAAAGAGTGAGGAAGCGCGCCGACTACGACAAGAGGAGGAGAACCGTCGCATCAGGGAGGCgcaggagaagaagaagagggagagagaggaaaggaaaCGTGCCATGCAAAATCCAAACAAATTCCAGCCAGTCATCCAG GATGAGCGTGTTCGCTTCGCTAAGATGACACCAGCCGAActaaagaaggagaaagaagagacCCTTGCCAAACGCGTTCCTGTCCTCGACCCCGAGAGCATGTCCTCGGAGGAAGGCATGAAAGCCATGGCCACCGAACTCCATGCCAAGATCATGAAGGCCTTCGGATCGCTCTTCGATCTCCAGGAGAAGGAGAAGCGCCAGAAATACGAC ATCAAGGAGTTGACATCGAGAATCGAATCAATCCAGGAGGATAA ATTGAAGGCGGCAGCCATGGCGCGCAGCTAA